A single genomic interval of Kosakonia radicincitans DSM 16656 harbors:
- a CDS encoding transposase, with amino-acid sequence MRYTPEQKEQALTLSRQPGATAGSVSRQMGIPARAIQRWIAADAKQKAAPDNVTSLMEQRERARQMLEETPSAKIRQLRNQFTEQQFTLLQRHATDLTALRSRQLKAVLDNDPQMTRAVASAILALLKAQEAERQMYDIKPSSEPGIMRRGMNRQN; translated from the coding sequence ATGCGTTACACACCAGAGCAAAAAGAGCAGGCCCTCACCCTCAGCAGGCAACCCGGCGCAACCGCTGGCAGTGTCTCCCGCCAGATGGGGATCCCCGCCCGTGCGATTCAGCGCTGGATTGCCGCCGATGCCAAACAGAAAGCAGCGCCGGACAACGTGACCAGCCTCATGGAGCAGCGCGAACGCGCCCGGCAGATGCTGGAGGAGACGCCCAGCGCGAAGATCCGACAGCTGCGGAACCAGTTTACAGAGCAGCAATTCACCCTACTGCAACGCCATGCCACCGATTTAACCGCCCTCAGAAGCCGCCAGCTCAAAGCCGTGCTGGATAATGACCCGCAGATGACCCGCGCCGTCGCCAGTGCGATCCTTGCCCTGCTCAAAGCGCAGGAGGCAGAGCGCCAGATGTACGACATCAAACCCAGCTCAGAGCCAGGCATTATGCGACGTGGAATGAACCGCCAGAATTGA